In Apium graveolens cultivar Ventura chromosome 10, ASM990537v1, whole genome shotgun sequence, the following are encoded in one genomic region:
- the LOC141690298 gene encoding uncharacterized protein LOC141690298 isoform X2: MLKMDLDEWEFISDDAFLELYEDEGQKFFPRTYVKDSSKSVFNRYFDDTSSSKSQQFVEKTDLPRLPKQLVPFPVEFQPNTQENHDQEHVKQVIIEDSSETRLVVNAITEEIKSPASLKVDQDFVPRVVFKKMNENDYGIDIKVESPKSGSRGVVPQIEANKFQFEETPDDQTVETMTKKDQEHDAVNMWKWSLTGVGAICSFGVAAAATICIIILGNSQQQRKHQKLQFKIYADDKIKEVVNQTSRLNDAMSAARGLPIARAHITYGGYYDGF, encoded by the exons ATGCTAAAAATGGATCTTGATGAGTGGGAGTTCATTTCTGATGATGCCTTTCTTGAGTTATATGAGGATGAGGGCCAAAAATTCTTTccaagaacttatgtgaaagacTCTTCTAAGAGTGTTTTCAACCGCTATTTTGATGATACCTCATCTTCAAAATCCCAACAATTTGTCGAAAAAACAGACCTGCCTAGACTACCAAAACAACTTGTTCCTTTCCCAGTTGAGTTTCAGCCAAATACTCAAGAAAACCATGATCAAGAACATGTGAAACAAGTCATTATTGAGGATTCTAGTGAGACTCGTCTCGTGGTAAACGCGATCACTGAGGAAATCAAGTCTCCGGCTTCATTAAAAGTTGATCAAGACTTTGTACCAAGGGTTGTGTTCAAGAAAATGAATGAAAATGATTATGGGATTGATATCAAAGTGGAGTCACCGAAGTCTGGTAGCAGGGGAGTAGTGCCTCAGATCGAGGCGAATAAGTTTCAGTTTGAGGAGACACCTGATGATCAGACAGTTGAAACAATGACTAAGAAAGATCAAGAACATGATGCTGTCAACATGTGGAAATGGAGCTTAACTGGCGTAGGAGCTATATGTTCTTTTGGTGTTGCTGCTGCTGCTACCATTTGTATCATCATTCTTGGAAACAGTCAGCAACAGCGAAAACATCAAAAGCTTCAGTTCAAGATCTATGCTGATGACAAG ATCAAGGAAGTGGTTAATCAGACAAGCAGATTGAATGATGCAATGTCAGCAGCTAGAGGACTTCCCATTGCAAGAGCTCACATAACATATGGCGGTTACTATGATGGTTTCTAA
- the LOC141690298 gene encoding uncharacterized protein LOC141690298 isoform X1: MLKMDLDEWEFISDDAFLELYEDEGQKFFPRTYVKDSSKSVFNRYFDDTSSSKSQQFVEKTDLPRLPKQLVPFPVEFQPNTQENHDQEHVKQVIIEDSSETRLVVNAITEEIKSPASLKVDQDFVPRVVFKKMNENDYGIDIKVESPKSGSRGVVPQIEANKFQFEETPDDQTVETMTKKDQEHDAVNMWKWSLTGVGAICSFGVAAAATICIIILGNSQQQRKHQKLQFKIYADDKKIKEVVNQTSRLNDAMSAARGLPIARAHITYGGYYDGF; this comes from the exons ATGCTAAAAATGGATCTTGATGAGTGGGAGTTCATTTCTGATGATGCCTTTCTTGAGTTATATGAGGATGAGGGCCAAAAATTCTTTccaagaacttatgtgaaagacTCTTCTAAGAGTGTTTTCAACCGCTATTTTGATGATACCTCATCTTCAAAATCCCAACAATTTGTCGAAAAAACAGACCTGCCTAGACTACCAAAACAACTTGTTCCTTTCCCAGTTGAGTTTCAGCCAAATACTCAAGAAAACCATGATCAAGAACATGTGAAACAAGTCATTATTGAGGATTCTAGTGAGACTCGTCTCGTGGTAAACGCGATCACTGAGGAAATCAAGTCTCCGGCTTCATTAAAAGTTGATCAAGACTTTGTACCAAGGGTTGTGTTCAAGAAAATGAATGAAAATGATTATGGGATTGATATCAAAGTGGAGTCACCGAAGTCTGGTAGCAGGGGAGTAGTGCCTCAGATCGAGGCGAATAAGTTTCAGTTTGAGGAGACACCTGATGATCAGACAGTTGAAACAATGACTAAGAAAGATCAAGAACATGATGCTGTCAACATGTGGAAATGGAGCTTAACTGGCGTAGGAGCTATATGTTCTTTTGGTGTTGCTGCTGCTGCTACCATTTGTATCATCATTCTTGGAAACAGTCAGCAACAGCGAAAACATCAAAAGCTTCAGTTCAAGATCTATGCTGATGACAAG AAGATCAAGGAAGTGGTTAATCAGACAAGCAGATTGAATGATGCAATGTCAGCAGCTAGAGGACTTCCCATTGCAAGAGCTCACATAACATATGGCGGTTACTATGATGGTTTCTAA
- the LOC141692166 gene encoding uncharacterized protein LOC141692166 produces the protein MCPMRFFLVFFSVILAGFVAWKSVGTSAATDSLFSEDSEDVKGSENDRQEHNITKMMQNGFWVFVDMASGKYLWKALRSGVSS, from the exons ATGTGTCCCATGAGGTTCTTTCTGGTGTTCTTCTCGGTGATTTTGGCAGGGTTTGTTGCATGGAAATCTGTTGGCACTAGTGCAGCTACTGATTCTTTGTTCTCTGAGGATTCTGAAGATGTTAAGGGCTCGGAAAATGATCGACAAGAACACAATATCACGAAG ATGATGCAAAATGGATTCTGGGTATTTGTTGACATGGCAAGTGGAAAGTATCTGTGGAAAGCTCTCAGATCTGGAGTTTCAAGTTGA